A genomic window from Silene latifolia isolate original U9 population chromosome Y, ASM4854445v1, whole genome shotgun sequence includes:
- the LOC141634422 gene encoding uncharacterized protein LOC141634422: protein MDVTTYYGKLKSIWDSLAAHEPPFSCKCGGCKCNIGPDAIKRLDNERLHQFFMGLDSTLYGNIRSQQFQLDPLPSLTRAYNAVLQEERLRAPVSVVDAAEVVAFATPRQSTDWRVPYCQFCDTRGHDSSACFIKSQRFPEWWGDRPRTLADLRRARAAKRNRGSSSVSGSTTGASGSGSVADKEPVVKANMITSGVSTNSVLTSDRLSGPFFEDDDWSW from the exons ATGGACGTTACAACTTATTACGGTAaacttaaatcgatttgggattcTCTCGCTGCTCATGAGCCCCCTTTTTCATGTAAGTGTGGCGGTTGTAAATGCAATATTGGCCCTGATGCGATTAAGCGTCTCGACAATGAGCGGCTCCACCAATTTTTTATGGGACTCGATTCCACTCTGTATGGCAATATTAGGTCTCAACAATTCCAATTGGACCCCTTACCCTCTTTGACTCGTGCTTACAACGCCGTGCTCCAAGAGGAGCGGTTGCGTGCTCCTGTTTCTGTCGTTGATGCCGCTGAAGTCGTGGCCTTTGCTACGCCTCGACAGTCCACGGATTGGCGTGTTCCATACTGTCAGTTTTGCGACACTCGCGGCCATGACTCCTCTGCTTGTTTCATTAAATCACAGCGGTTCCCGGAATGGTGGGGTGACCGTCCACGCACTCTTGCTGATTTGCGACGTGCACGGGCTGCTAAACGCAATCGTGGTTCGTCCTCTGTCTCTGGTTCCACGACTGGTGCCTCGGGCAGCGGGTCCGTTGCTGATAAGGAACCGGTTGTCAAGGCTAACATGATTACTTCGGGGGTCTCTACCAATTCCGTTCTCACTTCCGATCGCTTAAGTG GACCGTTCTTTGAAGACGACGATTGGAGTTGGTGA